Genomic segment of Arachis hypogaea cultivar Tifrunner chromosome 16, arahy.Tifrunner.gnm2.J5K5, whole genome shotgun sequence:
GATGTGCCACGTAAGGAGTGTCATTAATGGAATCAACGTCGGAATAACGATTGGTTAGTTTCGTCCCATGAATGTTATTATTGATGGGTACATTAgataatttctttcttttatggATATATTTGTCAGCGTTTTCAATTTTCATGCACAgactctatcttattttaaaattcttaatttaGAGATCCAGaaattttcttcatattttataacaataatGTATGCTTGTTGCACGAATCAATTTAATCAATATCAATTGATTCAATTATCTAGAACAACACAAACCTGTTTTTGCATACTTTTGAAACAATTAGCTCGTTTTCTAACTTGAATCGAAGTGAGATTTGAGTAATAATTTTTTAGCAAGCACATGAAAGCCGAAATACAtgctcaaaaatcaaaataattggaaAACGTTGTGTGTTTCGTAATCTAATGTCTCTATCAAAAGCTACTAGTCAAGCTCCGACCAAGCAGCGTGCATTATTATTGACTTGGACTACTAGTAGAACCACAATAATATGCgcatttcattattttttttaaaacaatacacatatttatttatttatttttaaaaaattgtaactACTAAATATTACATGTAATAACTCTACCAAATAATATACAAGAAAAATTACCAAAATCATACTCGATTTTTAGAAATACCGACAAAAATAATTCTCACTTTTAATAACGACTAAAATAttctcaaaatattataaaatacgataaaaataattaaaataatattattttttataagtaacaaataataaaattatttgacaaacttaaattaatttagtggttaatttactAGTTTACTTAATGACTTAAATAAATACCGaaaatttaaattctatcttATACACGCAATAATCAGTCTTTAGTTTATTGAGTTGAAATATAAGGTAAAAAAAAATGACTTGGCTAATTACTCTATTATTTAATTAGATTAACATTTTCATGACTAAAGATGCAATGAACCGCTTACTAGCATCATGCAAATAAAGTATCAATTGCATTGAAGTTAAAGTCAactatgaaaaattttatttatttacttggcACTACAGTAAATAAAGAGTTATGTTCtagttcaatttgaaaatttgaatgcTTCATCATAGATTCATAGACAAGcacattatttatttttgtgagTCACCTAGCATAAAGACAAGAACAGTGCACGTGTAAAGAGAAgagcgtatatatatatatatagcaacttCAAAGTTCAAAGTTCAAAGTTGATATAAAATTGTATGCAACGACGTAACTGAACTTGTAAAATCAACTCTTGGGAGTTTATCATTATACATATGATGATACAATAATAAGCAAATTGGGTTCTTATTATATGGACATGGTATGAATGAATTAGGTTATTAATTGTGTGTAAGTTTCCAACCATTGGTCACCATCAATAAAAGTTATGTTGAAGAATGGAAGAGCTTGTGTATCGTTTAATCTCTGCACATATGGTGCCCTCATTGCCATGCTAGCTCCGGGACCAGAGCAATTGTACTCTCCATAGAATATGGTCCTGCatgcattattttaaataatcACACCGGCTAAGTAGTTTTAATTATTCATTCTATACTGACTATTATTACTTACTGATCCCTTGAAGGGTCATTGAAATCGTTCCAACCTTCAGGGGCAATGATATCTGACATTGTTGTTGACACAAAAACAACACGTGAGTATGGTCTCCATGCCCTTCCTAACCATATTCTCCCACTCCCTCCTATTGTGCTGTTCACAAACACAAATCCTGTGTTATCATCCATGGACACTCTTCCATGAGCTGTCACTGCACCATTTATGCTCCTGTATCCTTGTGGCACTGGATTCGCTATAGAAACTATTTCACAATTCTGTACACACCAATATATGGCTAAGTTGTACTACTACTAATTAAGTTTGTACTAATCGATTATACAGTCGTTCAATCACATTCGATACATTAAGAGAATGAATACCTCGTAAAGGGACCTTCCATCGCCAAATATGAAATCAATTGAGCCTTGGATATAGCAATCCTTAAAGTAATGGCGACCCTTATCATCATGAAGGGTGTCTTGTGCTCCAAAGAATCCACATCCCTTGAATTCAGCTTGATCTCCTGATATTCTGATTGCTACTGCTTGTGCTCCTTCAACTCCAGGACTTGGCATTGGTGCCAAGTTCTGTTTcaaagagtatatatatatatatatataacaaagttGAATTTATGTTAGTGTTATTATTAATTGTAACATAAGGTTTCTATTTTCATTGAGCTATCATAACATCTAAATTTCTTCACCATGaagcttatgttcttggcaatgaAGTTGGATGCAAAAACTTGTACGGAACCACTATAGAATGTGCCATTTGCTGACTTTGCCGTGTCATTCCATGCAATTGCGGTTGAAGTGTAACCTTGTCCTTGAAATGTTATGTTGGCTTTGGTTCTTGGGACCATTACTTTCTCACTGACAAAGATGAAATCAGATGAACATGATCATGATGAGGCTATTTTCTTGAGACACTTTTATATGAAACCACAAaagaaaaaggttcaaacttACTAGTATATGCCCTTGTTAATCCAAATTATGGTTCTTTTTTGGCTTAAATCTGGAACTGCATTAACGGCTGCTTGTACTGTTGTGAAATTGCAGCAACCTTTTTGATCAACACAGAGATAAGAAGTGGTGTTGGTGCTTGGAGGTGGAATCCCTGGTGGAAAATCATCACAAATGGAACCAGCATTTCcactatcatcatcatcagggtgtttcttgttatgatgatgattatgatgatggcCTCTGAAGAAGATGCATATATAAGGTAGTTGCAAACATGCATATGAATATGATGAGAAGGGTGTTATAGTGAAGTCTTTGAAAATGTTGAGGAACTGTTCATTTGGATTTATGAGATGCAAAGATGCAAAAACTGCAGCCAAGAGAACCAAAATAGATAAGAAATTGGTTTGGAgactcattatttaatttaatgGTTTTGCCAATTATGCAAAAAGCTAAGGATATATGAAAATGAGTTATGAAGatagatatatttataaaaatgtagAACATGTATGCACTTGAAGTCAAAGGTTTTGATGGCATGTCTTGCAAACTACCCTGTCCTATTGTTGGTTACTGGGGGAATTTCCATCCTCTACCAAACTTAGCTTTCAgattattttgtgctcaattgtaAATTAATGTGTAACTCATCATAACACTTGGTTCATTCTCTTACTCTTTCTGCTTTGCAGCCACATCTTTCTACAATGCATTACTATTAAATAGAGAACAATCTTTACGTAAATTACGTTCCAACATTATGGAAACATCTGATGGAAGTTTGGAATATATCTTATAAGttgaaactcaggtgcagtcgacttcaggtgaagttgatagttgagagccgttagatgaaaatttagtcaaatcagtcaaataatCTAACGgctttcaattatcaacttcacggctttcaattatcaacttcacgtgaagtagATTGCACCTGGGTTTTCACCATCTTATAATAATGAGATTTACGTCTTTTTTGTTGTTTTAACTAGGatctttataaatattaaaaaacaataaaaaaaatataggataCCAACTTAGCCAACATTCGTTttctttttattgtaaaattatctttttcacatttatttttagagaatttagaatttaaaataaaaaaaattaactaatattaattgaaaaaaaaaattgattatggtTGAAATTCTTTTATAAACATTTCTTTAGTTTGAGATGGTTTTTTCTTTAAAAGATTAGTAGATTACTATGGCGAATCCAACTAAACTTTTATAgattggaaaaaaaaatatagcaaaatTAAACCAAACTAAACTTCTCTTCCCAATCCATCCAATTGTTTTGTCACTAATAATTCAGAGAAGCATTATTAGTGGGACACAACACAAGGTCCCAATCTAAGCTTTATCCATCAGTTAGTCTATACTCTCTCTAAAGAGGGTTCTACCAAATTTGCCGGCAGAGATATTTACTATTTGGTCCCCAAAATAACTAAGGCTGAACATTGTAGAACTTcgtaattaaaaggaaaaaaaaggcaCACACATACATTAGTGCTAAAATAATTAGAAGAAAATTTAGGAGGATAAACTATTTTAAATGACTTTTAACTTATTTAAATTCAACCGTTTAACTGTGTTATAACTTATGTATAACTTATGCATATAAAAAGTCTGGTGAATGAACGAAAACCCAATTGTTGCTTAGgccaacaattttaatttatattaatcaatatttttagTCAACTACTCAATACTCCCTGCAAGAATTATTGTTACCGGACATAATCCACAATGAGATAAGGTGTGAGCAGCAGCATAGTAAAAGGTACAATGCAGATGCAGTTTCTGTAATTTTAATGTCACACAGTCCGGAAATATTGATAACCCCACATGCATTTATGATATTGTTATAAAAATTCAAAGGATCAAAtgtaaaagagtttaattttaatgtaatgtTATTTTTAGTGATGTTGAATTAGATGCAgcagaaaaatagagaaattgtTCACCTGTTTTTCAAAAGTCGGTTCAATTTCCATTGAAGAAAATCACCTCCATCatcattgaaaattgaaaataattacTACATCATCTAACTAAACATGAAAGCTTGACTAAGCATAAGTTAATTTCACCTCAAAGCCTACTACAAAATTACACATTAATCCATCAAAGTTCAAATAAGACATCCTATGACACAATGGAACAGCAAATCCACAAAATCTACTCTTGCCTTTGAAACAAGGGCCACATAAACATCAAACCAGAAACCAAAATCTGGTTCTTAACAATGGAAGCAAAGCAAACTCCATTTGATATCCGCACTTCTCTTGACTTAGAGCATGCAGTCAGTTCTTGCCGGCAGCCTCCTGAAGAAATTCAGTGGCACCGATGGAAGCTTGTGACGGAACCTCGGATGTCTCAACACATAAATTCCGGTGAGGAGGGCCACAACTTGGAATGGAGTGACATAGAGTACAATGGCTGCAACCAGACAGAAAATCACAAAAAGCGCCGTTGCTCTGGGATCTCTCCAGCTGAGCAAAGACTGCAGCCTTTCCCCTTGAGTCGCTAGGTCGCCAACCACGGTCTGTATCCTCCCAGCAATACTTCTGAGTCGATCATATCGCATCCTCACGATGTCAGAAGGCTTGGTGGTTGGAAATGTGTCGAATTCTTCATCTAGTTCATCAGGGTGTGCCGAATCAGCATGAGAGAGCCGGGTGTCCATATGAGGAGGGTGCCTTGGCCTCCATCTATAGTACCAAACTCCAATCAAGAAGAGGTAAAGGAATATGGTGGGTAAGATAAGCTCAGGGTACATGACCAATATGATAAACAAGATATGGATCAGAACCGTCGTGATCGGGTTTTTCCAGTTGCAAATCTGATCAAACCATTTTCCAACAGCAATCAGTCCACTCAAAACCCCCATGATCCTGAAAAAGTTGGCCTTGCTCCTTCTCATACTCCACATGTGGGATCCCACATCCAGCATGTACTCCACTATCTCCTTTCTCAAGGGTGGCTCAGCACGACTCAGCCTCATTGATACAATCTGAGTTGCTTGGTGCCTCAAACTGTCGAGCTGGCTGACAGTTAACGGGTGAATGTAATGCATTTTAGGCAACAAGGGTAGTGAGTACATGTGCATCATGTTAAGCAATGAAGAGCAAGTAAACCTAACAGCCAGGTGAATTTCACCCATTTTCTTCACCCCATTTGGATGAAGAACTAGGAGAGGATAGGAATGTGTGTAGACACGATCAGTCTCAAGGGTGGAAAGCCGAATCCTCACCTTTCCGATCCTTGAATCTCTAGCCCCTCCTCCACCCTTATCACCACCATGCAAATGACAGTTATCAAAGACGCCAATTGTAATGACAGTGCAGGGATCAAAAACCTCCCAAGTATATTGCTCATTCCACCTTGGTTGAAAGCTATCGATGATGGTCCTCGTGCGAACCCACTTTTGCCCATATTTTGCTACACAATATGCATCTGTTGTCCCCCTACCATCTTTTGTTTTCATTGGCATCAAACCCTGTGCATTCAATATCCCCAATTCGAGAACTCCAATGCTCGACTTCCACAGCTGTTTTGCTGTTGGTCGGAGATCACTGCTGTAGTGAGTTGATTCATCCAAAACATGGTAACCACCTTCTAGGCAAATCCTCACATGAAGCCTGCTTGCAAACTTGATTTCCTTCTTCTTGTCCCCTTCCATAATTACAACATGTTTTTCGAGATTAACCCACCTAGTGTTCACAGGTTTGTGATCCAGTCTCCTGTCCACCGCCTGTAATGGAATTATACACCTCCCCAATACTTCCTCTTTGTTAGGGGCAACTCTGTCTTCCACACTCAAAATCAGTGGCTCCTCAAATGGTTCCGCAGCCACAAACATCAAATCCTCATTCCACATTGGATTGATTGTCCTACTCTGGGAGATTCTAGTCCTCAATGCTTGATTTCCCAGAATTGCCTTCACAAAAACATCAGGGTATCTACCCTTGTCACTTGGTTGCAAGTCTTGTGCCTCTATCAAATTAACCCTCAAATACCAAAGTTTAGGAGACAGATACACCTTTGATCTAATGTTTGCAAGAGCATCAGTCCCGCTGACCGTTGCCGCATCCGAATGCCATGCCTCGGGAAATGCTTCATCAGCTTGCGTGCCCATCCAAACTGCCAGCATTAGCTCTCCCTTCGCCTTGTTACCATTTTTGTCCTCCAGCCTATACCACTGTGGCGCCAGAGGGCTATCTGGAGGAACCCTCTTGGGGATCTCATTCAGGTCAAACCAGACACGACCAATGAAGTCATCCTTCACAACATCCTTATCTTTTACAGTAACCTCAAGCACCGAAGCCTGAATCCGGTCTTTCGAGAACGCAAAGACCTGATTCCATTCAGGATTAGTCTTCTTCTCGAAGTGTCGAGTGGTGCCTTTGTAATTTCCCAGCCTAACTTCAACATAAGGGTCACAACTGCCAGTGACATCCTTTGCAGGCAAGTCCTTCGCCTTCGAAACCCTCACATAAAGGTACTGCATTTGCTCAACAAGGTCATAGGTGCTAGTAAGTTTGTCACCGGAGACCTTACCACCTCCAAGGTGGGGCTTGGTCTCCTTCAGCAAAAAGTCCTCAGGTGGTGGTCTCTGCATCTTCTTAGTTCAAATCACCACCAAAACACCAACTTCAATAATGGAAGCTGGTTCACAACAATTTCAAAGAATATTCCAGGTTCTAGGGAACACTGTTTTTGAATTAAATACAACGGATATTAGGAGCCTGAAAAAACAAAAGGTGAAAAAACACAGCAGTCAAATAGCCGTTGCAGATTTCAAATCGGTTCCCCTGAATATTCGGGAAACATTAAAATAACCAAACAACACGAGATAAATCCGAGCTTCAACAACAGAAGAAACTAAAAATTGGTGATTAATGCATAAGCAAATTACAGATCTCTGATATTCATGAGTGAAGATGCTTAAAAAGTGAACTTAATTAAAACCAAAGAGCATTTACTCTAAGCCTCTAGATCCGATTTGTTACGCTGTAGAATTACGAAATCACATCAccggaaaaaaataataaaataaacataatataataaacaaaaatCAGATTCCACATGCATAAAGAGATAACAATCTGAAGCCTAGAATGTTGGTGTGTTGTTGTTGCCAACACAATGTGGCATAAGATGAAGGATTAAAGCTTCAAAGTCTCACTTTCCCCGTTCCTATAACAACACCCTTTAACCcaagttcattttttttttcccaAGAAACAAGTATCACCCTTTTATAGTTTTGTTTTCTTCCCTTGGTTCAGTAATTTGTATGCTACACAATCCACACACAGAAAAGCTTAACCAAGAGCATCACAAGTTGATGGATTATACTGTACATGTAACCTTCCAATCTGAACAGATTTTCCAAgattacttttttaaaaataaaaaattaaaaaaggtaATTTTGTACAAATGGGGTACCTTAAATCAGCAAAGGGTActtaaaagtagaaaaataataaagaatatgTAAGAAATTATAAgcaaaatagaaggagatgaagcAGAAGGGAGAaggagagaaataaaaaagggattTTTATG
This window contains:
- the LOC112754120 gene encoding probable pectinesterase 8: MSLQTNFLSILVLLAAVFASLHLINPNEQFLNIFKDFTITPFSSYSYACLQLPYICIFFRGHHHNHHHNKKHPDDDDSGNAGSICDDFPPGIPPPSTNTTSYLCVDQKGCCNFTTVQAAVNAVPDLSQKRTIIWINKGIYYEKVMVPRTKANITFQGQGYTSTAIAWNDTAKSANGTFYSGSVQVFASNFIAKNISFMNLAPMPSPGVEGAQAVAIRISGDQAEFKGCGFFGAQDTLHDDKGRHYFKDCYIQGSIDFIFGDGRSLYENCEIVSIANPVPQGYRSINGAVTAHGRVSMDDNTGFVFVNSTIGGSGRIWLGRAWRPYSRVVFVSTTMSDIIAPEGWNDFNDPSRDQTIFYGEYNCSGPGASMAMRAPYVQRLNDTQALPFFNITFIDGDQWLETYTQLIT
- the LOC112755059 gene encoding FT-interacting protein 3, whose translation is MQRPPPEDFLLKETKPHLGGGKVSGDKLTSTYDLVEQMQYLYVRVSKAKDLPAKDVTGSCDPYVEVRLGNYKGTTRHFEKKTNPEWNQVFAFSKDRIQASVLEVTVKDKDVVKDDFIGRVWFDLNEIPKRVPPDSPLAPQWYRLEDKNGNKAKGELMLAVWMGTQADEAFPEAWHSDAATVSGTDALANIRSKVYLSPKLWYLRVNLIEAQDLQPSDKGRYPDVFVKAILGNQALRTRISQSRTINPMWNEDLMFVAAEPFEEPLILSVEDRVAPNKEEVLGRCIIPLQAVDRRLDHKPVNTRWVNLEKHVVIMEGDKKKEIKFASRLHVRICLEGGYHVLDESTHYSSDLRPTAKQLWKSSIGVLELGILNAQGLMPMKTKDGRGTTDAYCVAKYGQKWVRTRTIIDSFQPRWNEQYTWEVFDPCTVITIGVFDNCHLHGGDKGGGGARDSRIGKVRIRLSTLETDRVYTHSYPLLVLHPNGVKKMGEIHLAVRFTCSSLLNMMHMYSLPLLPKMHYIHPLTVSQLDSLRHQATQIVSMRLSRAEPPLRKEIVEYMLDVGSHMWSMRRSKANFFRIMGVLSGLIAVGKWFDQICNWKNPITTVLIHILFIILVMYPELILPTIFLYLFLIGVWYYRWRPRHPPHMDTRLSHADSAHPDELDEEFDTFPTTKPSDIVRMRYDRLRSIAGRIQTVVGDLATQGERLQSLLSWRDPRATALFVIFCLVAAIVLYVTPFQVVALLTGIYVLRHPRFRHKLPSVPLNFFRRLPARTDCML